The Chlorocebus sabaeus isolate Y175 chromosome 6, mChlSab1.0.hap1, whole genome shotgun sequence genome has a segment encoding these proteins:
- the LOC103234599 gene encoding protein SCO1 homolog, mitochondrial, translating into MAMLVLVPGRVMRPLGGQLWRFLPRGLELWGPAEGTATVLLRQFCARQAEVWRASGLPGYCLGTRPLSTARPPPPPPWSEKGPRDSTRPSKSGPVSWKSLAITFAFGGALLAGMKYMKKEKAEKLEKEQQRQIGKPLLGGPFSLTTHTGEHKTDKDYLGQWLLIYFGFTHCPDVCPEELEKMIQVVDELDSITTVPDLTPLFISIDPERDTKEAIAKCVKEFSPKLVGLTGTREEVDQVARAYRVYYSPGPKDEDEDYIVDHTILMYLVGPDGEFLDYFGQNKRRGEIAASIAAHMRPYRKKS; encoded by the coding sequence ATGGCGATGCTGGTCCTAGTACCTGGACGAGTTATGCGGCCTCTGGGTGGCCAACTTTGGCGCTTCTTGCCTCGCGGACTCGAGCTTTGGGGCCCAGCCGAGGGGACTGCGACAGTCTTGCTGAGGCAGTTCTGCGCGCGGCAAGCGGAGGTGTGGCGTGCCTCGGGGCTCCCTGGCTACTGCTTAGGAACCCGGCCCCTCAGCACGGCGAGgccgccacccccacccccgtgGTCGGAGAAGGGCCCCAGAGACTCCACGCGCCCCTCGAAGTCCGGGCCTGTTTCCTGGAAGTCTTTAGCAATCACATTTGCTTTTGGAGGAGCTTTACTGGCTGGAATGAAgtacatgaagaaagaaaaggcagagaagTTAGAGAAGGAACAGCAGCGACAGATCGGCAAGCCTTTACTTGGGGGACCATTTTCCCTCACAACTCATACTGGGGAGCATAAAACTGACAAGGACTACTTGGGTCAGTGGTTATTGATTTATTTTGGCTTCACTCATTGCCCTGATGTCTGTccagaagaactagaaaagatgATTCAAGTCGTGGATGAACTAGATAGCATTACAACTGTGCCAGATCTAACTCCACTTTTCATCAGCATTGACCCAGAGAGGGACACAAAAGAAGCCATCGCAAAGTGTGTGAAAGAATTTTCTCCCAAACTGGTTGGCTTGACTGGCACGAGAGAAGAAGTCGATCAAGTGGCCAGAGCATACAGAGTGTATTACAGCCCTGGCCCCAAGGATGAAGATGAAGACTACATAGTGGATCACACAATACTAATGTACTTGGTTGGACCAGATGGTGAGTTTCTAGATTATTTTGGCCAGAACAAGAGGAGGGGAGAAATAGCCGCTTCAATTGCCGCACACATGAGGCCATACAGGAAAAAGAGCTAG